From a region of the Geothrix sp. 21YS21S-2 genome:
- a CDS encoding OmpP1/FadL family transporter — protein MTPKPSTPIRAAVLFGLAGCALGAQGVLAPIGIILSEQSRTAFSVQGAGARALGLGGAFIGVADDATAVTFNPAGLAQMVKPEMSFVGQGFNRRGAFQDAQTLSGRRTLVVDDSLVSSTRFDPLLLSGTLPLRVDGRTLAIQLSIQRLIPLREGNSRAMQERPQDGSAPVQLHQSIDQTGQIDLYSFATAYEVSQRILLGFSVNYWRGDWNLGSSSTSASAGTTSFVHYTQSNHMEGSNVTLGLLWRWETWSLGINRSTSFHADYTYSASYLSSATPQVTAPPYTTGLHWPSTTGVGLAYRPADGWLVALDLVRTPWSEARYMSGRENLNGLNFFDMSKGNRTPDATQFHLGVERILLAPSGNVIPLRFGYSREPQPVTDRLTGQQRVMQGVSAGSGLKRGRFTFDAAYRYGWGRRRASQFLDADQLLTNSHAKSLGTENITEHRLDFSFIVQFERRPVQDFLRHLFVGG, from the coding sequence GTGACCCCGAAGCCCTCGACCCCCATCCGCGCGGCCGTCCTTTTCGGACTGGCGGGATGCGCGTTGGGGGCCCAGGGGGTCCTGGCGCCCATCGGGATCATCCTCTCCGAGCAGTCCCGCACCGCCTTCAGCGTGCAGGGCGCGGGGGCCCGGGCCCTGGGCCTGGGCGGGGCCTTCATCGGGGTGGCCGACGACGCCACGGCGGTGACCTTCAATCCCGCCGGGCTGGCCCAGATGGTGAAGCCCGAGATGAGCTTCGTGGGCCAGGGCTTCAACCGGCGCGGGGCCTTCCAGGACGCCCAGACCCTCTCCGGCAGGCGCACCCTGGTGGTGGACGACTCCCTGGTCTCCAGCACCCGTTTCGACCCTCTCCTGCTGTCGGGCACCCTCCCGCTGCGGGTGGACGGGAGGACCCTGGCCATCCAGCTCTCCATCCAGCGCCTGATCCCCCTGCGGGAAGGGAATTCCCGGGCCATGCAGGAACGGCCCCAGGACGGGTCGGCCCCCGTTCAGCTGCACCAGAGCATCGACCAGACGGGGCAGATCGACCTCTACTCCTTCGCCACGGCCTACGAGGTGTCCCAGCGGATCCTCCTGGGCTTTTCCGTGAACTACTGGCGGGGCGACTGGAACCTCGGCTCCAGCAGCACCAGCGCGTCGGCCGGCACCACCAGCTTCGTGCACTACACCCAGAGCAACCACATGGAAGGCTCGAACGTCACCCTGGGCCTCCTGTGGCGCTGGGAGACCTGGAGCCTGGGGATCAACCGCAGCACGTCCTTCCACGCGGACTACACCTACAGCGCCTCCTACCTCTCCAGCGCCACGCCCCAGGTCACCGCCCCCCCCTACACCACGGGCCTCCACTGGCCCTCCACCACCGGGGTGGGGCTGGCCTACCGCCCCGCGGACGGCTGGCTCGTGGCCCTGGACCTGGTGCGGACCCCCTGGTCCGAGGCCCGCTACATGAGCGGCCGGGAGAACCTCAACGGCCTCAACTTCTTCGACATGTCCAAGGGGAACCGGACGCCGGACGCCACCCAGTTCCACCTGGGGGTGGAGCGCATCCTCCTGGCCCCCTCGGGCAACGTCATCCCCCTGCGCTTCGGCTATTCCCGTGAACCCCAGCCCGTCACGGACCGCCTCACGGGGCAGCAGCGGGTCATGCAGGGCGTGAGCGCCGGGTCCGGCCTCAAGCGGGGGCGCTTCACCTTCGATGCGGCCTACCGGTACGGATGGGGCAGGCGCCGGGCCTCCCAGTTCCTGGACGCCGACCAGCTCCTCACCAACAGCCACGCCAAGTCCCTGGGCACTGAGAACATCACCGAGCACCGGCTGGACTTCAGCTTCATCGTCCAGTTCGAACGGCGCCCCGTGCAGGACTTCCTGCGCCACCTGTTCGTGGGGGGCTGA
- a CDS encoding helix-turn-helix domain-containing protein yields MAITTLDSDSNGALATLGDRIKSVRRTWKWSQQEMAEALRVDQASISFWERDKIRPSGSAIVALASLFRTSVDALEGGNEFNIPDSPSLPGSTDREFPRSVCLPIGSKEMVMVVDLADGSSKGDPVSEAMMTLAMGVKANRRVWVVIE; encoded by the coding sequence ATGGCCATCACCACCCTCGATTCCGACTCCAACGGCGCCCTCGCGACCCTGGGCGACCGCATCAAGTCCGTGCGCCGCACCTGGAAGTGGTCCCAGCAGGAGATGGCCGAGGCCCTCCGCGTGGACCAGGCCTCCATCTCCTTCTGGGAACGCGACAAGATCCGGCCTTCCGGTTCGGCCATCGTCGCCCTGGCCTCCCTGTTCCGCACGAGCGTGGACGCCCTGGAAGGCGGCAACGAGTTCAACATTCCCGATTCCCCTTCCCTGCCCGGCTCCACGGACCGCGAATTTCCCCGGAGCGTCTGCCTGCCCATCGGCAGCAAGGAGATGGTCATGGTCGTGGACCTGGCGGACGGTTCCTCCAAGGGCGATCCCGTTTCCGAAGCCATGATGACCCTGGCCATGGGGGTCAAGGCCAACCGGCGGGTGTGGGTCGTCATCGAATAG
- the btsR gene encoding two-component system response regulator BtsR → MMRAVVVDNEQNAREELEALLGEVPEIAVVGACPNAIQALRTIRATRPDVLFVDIHMPKVDGFQLVSMIEPELMPCVVFVTAHDEYALKAFEENAVDYLLKPVQAERLARTVEKVRRYLGEGRKPVFQSPAIERIPCVCAQGTKLVAAGEVEFVRSSETGVHLVTARAEYLTELTLSLLEAKVPRMARVHKQFLVNLDHVDVVGKGDPASVVLRTRSGQQVPVTRRYLAELKERLGI, encoded by the coding sequence ATGATGCGCGCCGTGGTGGTGGACAACGAGCAGAACGCCCGCGAGGAGCTTGAGGCCCTGCTGGGGGAGGTGCCCGAGATCGCCGTGGTGGGGGCCTGCCCCAATGCCATCCAGGCCCTGCGCACAATCCGGGCCACGCGCCCCGACGTGCTCTTCGTGGACATCCACATGCCCAAGGTGGACGGCTTCCAGCTGGTGTCCATGATCGAGCCCGAGCTCATGCCCTGCGTGGTCTTCGTGACCGCCCACGACGAGTACGCCCTCAAGGCCTTCGAGGAGAACGCCGTGGACTACCTCCTCAAGCCCGTGCAGGCCGAGCGCCTCGCCCGCACCGTGGAGAAGGTCCGCCGCTACCTGGGCGAGGGCCGCAAGCCGGTCTTCCAGAGCCCGGCCATCGAGCGCATCCCCTGCGTGTGCGCCCAGGGCACGAAGCTCGTGGCCGCCGGGGAGGTGGAATTCGTGCGCTCCAGCGAGACCGGGGTGCACCTGGTGACGGCCAGGGCCGAGTACCTGACCGAACTCACCCTCAGCCTCCTGGAGGCCAAGGTCCCCCGCATGGCCCGGGTCCACAAGCAGTTCCTGGTGAACCTGGACCACGTGGACGTCGTGGGGAAGGGGGACCCGGCCTCGGTGGTGCTGAGGACGAGGTCCGGCCAGCAGGTGCCGGTGACGCGGCGCTACCTTGCGGAACTGAAGGAACGCCTCGGAATCTGA
- a CDS encoding DUF535 family protein, translated as MEPQLTSTWKVSRRAWSLSHEMYKANRRKFKRNLRWAVTAAVRQAVTRPWFEFLATPGMAPFVHANPRLAFRPMNTYMSKAWSWERRTKVVLETYEFINSMKGVLRDAMLRPEGRILAAVDLGKGLEARFRLGFDPKFRKEGELCLFLELSAFEGPVMGMALSLEHLAGSRWVAYVGAIQGRLGGGEDVVKVATKAMHGLRPKFLMVFLAQEMARALRVGRLLGVGNRIQVYRANPLRILHASKDVRFDYDALWKEAEGEAAEEGWFQLPLRTPRRAEEDFPSNKRAMYRKRYALMDELSRQIKIQLAPFGA; from the coding sequence ATGGAACCGCAACTCACGAGCACCTGGAAGGTCAGCCGCAGGGCCTGGTCCCTCAGCCACGAGATGTACAAGGCCAACCGGCGGAAGTTCAAGCGGAACCTGCGGTGGGCGGTGACGGCGGCGGTGCGCCAGGCGGTCACCCGGCCCTGGTTCGAGTTCCTGGCGACCCCTGGCATGGCACCCTTCGTGCACGCCAACCCGCGCCTGGCCTTCCGGCCCATGAACACCTACATGTCCAAGGCCTGGTCCTGGGAGCGCCGCACCAAGGTGGTCCTGGAGACCTATGAATTCATCAACTCCATGAAGGGCGTCCTGCGGGACGCCATGCTCCGGCCGGAAGGGCGGATCCTGGCGGCCGTGGACCTGGGCAAGGGGCTGGAGGCGCGGTTCCGCCTGGGTTTCGATCCCAAGTTCCGCAAGGAGGGCGAGCTGTGCCTGTTCCTGGAGCTGTCGGCCTTTGAGGGGCCGGTGATGGGCATGGCCCTCTCCCTGGAGCACCTGGCGGGCAGCCGCTGGGTGGCCTACGTGGGCGCCATCCAGGGGCGCCTGGGCGGCGGGGAGGACGTCGTGAAGGTGGCCACCAAGGCCATGCACGGCCTCCGGCCCAAGTTCCTCATGGTGTTCCTGGCCCAGGAGATGGCCCGCGCGCTGCGGGTGGGGCGGCTGCTGGGGGTGGGCAACCGGATCCAGGTGTACCGCGCCAACCCGTTGCGGATCCTGCACGCCTCCAAGGACGTCCGCTTCGACTACGACGCGCTGTGGAAGGAGGCGGAGGGAGAAGCGGCCGAAGAGGGGTGGTTCCAGCTTCCCCTGCGCACCCCGCGGCGGGCTGAGGAGGACTTCCCGTCCAACAAGCGCGCCATGTACCGGAAGCGTTATGCCCTCATGGACGAGCTGAGCCGCCAGATCAAGATCCAGCTGGCCCCCTTCGGAGCCTGA
- a CDS encoding carbon starvation protein A translates to MNALTLVFVTLCIFALAYRYYGIFLATKVLNVDADRVPPAIALADGHDYHKTNKFVLFGHHFAAIAAAGPLLGPVLAAQFGWLPGTLWIIIGCVLGGAVHDMVVLFASVRYKGKSLAHIAENEIGRRAGTVAGFAILFILILTLAGLSIGVVNALFNSPWGTFTVLMTMPIALYMGVHMYILRKGDVLGASIIGVVALFLTLLAGPYVAANPTLARWLTLTKNQLGIIIPAYGFIASALPVWLLLCPRDYLSTYLKLGVIIMLVGGIAWVHPNLVNAPVTQYIHGGGPIIPGTVYPFIFITIACGALSGFHAIIGTGTTPKMIASEKDILFVGYGAMLVEGVVAIMALIAASVLMPSDYFAINAVPKAYAALHMTPVHLPALSQAVGEQLQGRPGGAVSLAVGMSYIFSSIPFMKHLAAYWYHFAIMFEAVFILTAVDTGTRVGRYMLQEMLGKVWPKFDEKKWMPGIIVTSLLFTTAWGYLVYTGDISTIWPLFGMANQLLATCALIVGTTMLIRHGKARYAWTTAVPGLFMVPVTFMAGVQNILYNYLPKGLWLLVVFSVVLMVLMAIVFVEAFIKWFQLLNVKDFIKDRHGVLVLAETEE, encoded by the coding sequence ATGAATGCCCTGACCCTCGTGTTCGTTACGCTGTGCATCTTCGCACTGGCGTACCGGTATTACGGGATCTTCCTGGCCACCAAGGTCCTGAACGTGGACGCCGACCGCGTCCCGCCCGCCATCGCCCTGGCCGACGGGCACGACTACCACAAGACGAACAAGTTCGTCCTCTTCGGGCACCACTTCGCGGCCATCGCGGCCGCCGGGCCGCTGCTCGGCCCCGTCCTCGCGGCCCAGTTCGGCTGGCTGCCGGGCACCCTGTGGATCATCATCGGCTGCGTGCTGGGCGGCGCCGTGCACGACATGGTCGTGCTGTTCGCCTCCGTGCGCTACAAGGGCAAGAGCCTGGCCCACATCGCCGAGAACGAGATCGGCCGGCGCGCCGGCACCGTGGCGGGCTTCGCCATCCTCTTCATCCTCATCCTGACCCTGGCCGGCCTCTCCATCGGGGTGGTCAACGCCCTGTTCAACAGCCCCTGGGGCACCTTCACGGTGCTGATGACCATGCCCATCGCCCTCTACATGGGCGTGCACATGTACATCCTGCGCAAGGGCGACGTGCTCGGCGCCAGCATCATCGGCGTCGTGGCCCTGTTCCTCACCCTCCTGGCCGGCCCCTACGTGGCCGCCAATCCCACCCTGGCGCGCTGGCTGACCCTCACCAAGAACCAGCTGGGCATCATCATCCCCGCCTACGGCTTCATCGCCTCGGCCCTGCCCGTGTGGCTCCTGCTCTGCCCCCGGGACTACCTGTCCACCTACCTGAAGCTGGGCGTGATCATCATGCTCGTGGGCGGCATCGCCTGGGTCCACCCGAACCTGGTCAACGCCCCCGTCACCCAGTACATCCACGGCGGCGGCCCCATCATCCCCGGCACCGTCTACCCCTTCATCTTCATCACCATCGCCTGCGGCGCCCTGAGCGGCTTCCACGCCATCATCGGCACCGGCACCACCCCCAAGATGATCGCCAGCGAGAAGGACATCCTGTTCGTGGGCTACGGCGCGATGCTCGTGGAAGGCGTGGTGGCCATCATGGCCCTGATCGCCGCCAGCGTCCTGATGCCCTCCGACTACTTCGCCATCAACGCGGTGCCCAAGGCCTATGCGGCCCTCCACATGACTCCCGTCCACCTGCCGGCCCTGAGCCAGGCGGTGGGCGAACAGCTCCAGGGCCGCCCCGGCGGCGCCGTCTCCCTGGCGGTGGGCATGTCCTACATCTTCTCCTCCATCCCCTTCATGAAGCACCTGGCCGCCTACTGGTACCACTTCGCCATCATGTTCGAGGCGGTCTTCATCCTCACCGCCGTGGACACCGGCACCCGCGTGGGCCGCTACATGCTGCAGGAGATGCTGGGCAAGGTCTGGCCGAAGTTCGACGAGAAGAAGTGGATGCCCGGCATCATCGTCACCAGCCTGCTCTTCACCACCGCCTGGGGCTACCTGGTCTACACCGGCGACATCTCCACCATCTGGCCCCTGTTCGGCATGGCCAACCAGCTCCTGGCCACCTGCGCCCTGATCGTCGGCACGACCATGCTCATCCGCCACGGCAAGGCCCGCTACGCCTGGACCACCGCCGTTCCCGGCCTGTTCATGGTCCCGGTCACCTTCATGGCCGGCGTCCAGAACATCCTCTACAACTACCTGCCCAAGGGCCTCTGGCTCCTGGTGGTGTTCTCCGTCGTGCTGATGGTCCTCATGGCCATCGTGTTCGTGGAGGCCTTCATCAAGTGGTTCCAGCTCCTGAACGTCAAGGACTTCATCAAGGACCGGCACGGCGTGCTGGTGCTGGCGGAGACCGAGGAATAG
- a CDS encoding pyridoxamine 5'-phosphate oxidase family protein, translating into MVMPEKLLEVLTKDGVVAIATLGQDGPHMVNTWNSYVRATEDGRLLIPAGYMTRTEANVAFNDQVLVTLGSSKVPGQHGPGTGFLIKGRAAFIASGPDFDVMKAKFSWARAALAVTPEAVTQTL; encoded by the coding sequence ATGGTCATGCCCGAAAAACTGCTGGAAGTGCTCACGAAGGACGGCGTCGTCGCCATCGCCACCCTGGGCCAGGACGGCCCCCACATGGTCAATACGTGGAACAGCTACGTCCGCGCCACCGAGGACGGGCGCCTGCTCATCCCCGCCGGCTACATGACCCGCACCGAGGCCAACGTCGCCTTCAACGACCAGGTGCTGGTGACCCTGGGCTCCTCCAAGGTCCCCGGCCAGCACGGCCCGGGCACCGGGTTCCTCATCAAGGGCCGGGCGGCGTTCATCGCCTCCGGTCCCGACTTCGACGTCATGAAGGCCAAGTTCAGCTGGGCCCGGGCTGCGCTGGCAGTAACTCCGGAAGCCGTCACCCAGACGCTCTAG
- a CDS encoding serine/threonine-protein kinase: protein MHPCLVLPALVLLQTQPTFYAAWEDGRDAEAARHFEAALAAYQRAAELHPRSARQVIIYGNNVLQGFYPYTRIARCCIELGRWDAADQALAQAERESEPREERQALAARVHRPRPAEVAPSAPPAPAPAPVKAAEPAPAPPPAVAAPQPAPPPEPPRTAEPRPVERPPASVQAPPARPVPEPPRAPEIQIRQRHGVYPWLLGGLAAAVLGLWLAGRRRRPALDEAFRQPAQVGPYHIERLLGRGGFASTYLARKEGDKRPVALKLLHPFRQDDPEFLGRFRQEARLGSLLDHPNIVRLLDQGPRDTTPWLVMEYVEGQRLDVYLKERGQLPLAKVLDLARQVASAMAHAHGRGVTHRDLKPGNILMLGDQVKVMDFGIARILDSATLTTTYAFLGTPSYAAPELQLKTQVGPAADRYSFGILLFELISGQTPFRGETPFEILDQHRSAELPDLAALRPDAPRPLVDLVRRLARKNPDERPGDDEVCEILDALAGAKI from the coding sequence GTGCACCCCTGCCTCGTCCTGCCCGCCCTGGTCCTGCTCCAGACCCAGCCCACGTTCTACGCGGCCTGGGAGGACGGCCGGGACGCCGAGGCCGCCCGGCACTTCGAGGCGGCCCTGGCGGCCTATCAGCGGGCGGCCGAACTTCATCCCCGGTCCGCCCGGCAGGTGATCATCTACGGCAACAACGTGCTCCAGGGCTTCTATCCCTACACGCGCATCGCCCGGTGCTGCATCGAGCTGGGCCGGTGGGATGCGGCCGACCAGGCCCTGGCCCAGGCGGAACGCGAAAGCGAACCCAGGGAGGAGCGCCAGGCCCTGGCCGCGCGCGTGCATCGTCCCCGCCCCGCCGAGGTGGCCCCGTCCGCGCCCCCGGCACCCGCCCCCGCGCCCGTGAAGGCCGCCGAACCCGCCCCGGCCCCGCCGCCGGCGGTGGCCGCGCCTCAGCCCGCGCCCCCGCCTGAACCTCCCAGGACGGCGGAGCCGCGCCCCGTGGAGCGCCCCCCGGCATCGGTGCAAGCCCCTCCCGCCCGGCCCGTTCCCGAGCCGCCCAGGGCCCCCGAGATCCAGATCCGCCAGCGCCACGGCGTCTATCCCTGGCTCCTGGGCGGGCTGGCCGCGGCGGTGCTGGGCCTGTGGCTCGCCGGTCGACGCAGGCGGCCGGCCCTTGACGAGGCCTTCCGCCAGCCGGCGCAGGTGGGCCCGTACCACATCGAGCGGCTGCTGGGACGGGGCGGGTTCGCGTCCACCTACCTGGCCCGCAAGGAGGGCGACAAGCGCCCGGTGGCCCTCAAGCTCCTCCACCCCTTCCGCCAGGACGATCCCGAGTTCCTGGGACGTTTCCGGCAGGAGGCGCGCCTGGGCTCGCTCCTGGACCACCCCAACATCGTCCGTCTCCTGGACCAGGGCCCCCGGGACACCACCCCCTGGCTGGTCATGGAGTACGTGGAGGGCCAGCGCCTGGACGTCTACCTCAAGGAGCGCGGGCAGCTGCCGCTCGCCAAGGTCCTGGACCTGGCCCGGCAGGTGGCCTCGGCCATGGCCCACGCCCACGGCCGGGGCGTCACCCACCGGGACCTGAAGCCCGGGAACATCCTGATGCTGGGGGACCAGGTCAAGGTGATGGACTTCGGCATCGCGCGGATCCTGGACTCGGCCACCCTCACCACCACCTACGCCTTCCTGGGCACCCCCTCCTACGCCGCCCCGGAGCTCCAGCTCAAGACCCAGGTGGGTCCGGCCGCGGACCGGTATTCCTTCGGCATCCTGCTTTTCGAACTGATCAGCGGGCAGACCCCCTTCCGGGGCGAGACCCCCTTCGAGATCCTGGACCAGCACCGCAGCGCCGAACTTCCGGACCTGGCCGCCCTGCGCCCCGACGCGCCCCGCCCCCTGGTGGACCTGGTGCGCCGCCTGGCCCGGAAGAATCCTGACGAACGCCCAGGCGATGACGAGGTCTGCGAGATCCTGGATGCCCTGGCCGGGGCGAAAATTTGA
- a CDS encoding sensor histidine kinase, with product MLKLLFPLIQVVSFFLLVAYVYCKSPAYRLRKAEPLGFGQKAALFVFFTLISVGGTYMGVKVHGAIANARAIGPVLAGLIGGPFLGTAVGLLSGLHRFTFGGFTAVACGVSTTMEGLIGGLVGLYCARSAFQDRALSPVTAGLTMLVAEVLQMVVILVLARPFAEAWALVKVIGLPMILANSCGAALFMSILRDRRDIYDLAGNASTRRTLRIAERTLDLLAKGFSPEVAPRLATIIQEETGVGSVAITDRESVLAFTGPGSDHHRPGTPIMSDSTRKAIANGEVVFLDGVRDPYHCSIQEDCPLGSVLVVPLLVGRDVIGTIKLYEKAHKRFLTINRTLGEGLANLLASQLVRAHYQEQKELLVLAELKLAHAQINPHFLFNSLAAIQAIMRRDAPRARALLDHLADFFRMNLKRNSGLSTLQEELAHVNAYLEIEKARYEDQLTVEVDVDPALLHVKLPTFTLQPLVENAIKHGIAEMLEPGTVRIHAYADGACVRIDVEDDGGNFAAAGPGGGLGMSIVDRRVRTLVRGCKGLTVHCDPDRLTRVSIAVPAETGAA from the coding sequence GTGCTCAAGCTGCTGTTCCCCCTCATCCAGGTGGTGTCGTTCTTCCTCCTGGTGGCCTACGTCTACTGCAAGTCCCCCGCCTACCGCCTCCGGAAGGCCGAGCCCCTGGGCTTCGGCCAGAAGGCGGCCCTGTTCGTGTTCTTCACGCTGATCTCGGTGGGCGGCACCTACATGGGGGTCAAGGTCCACGGCGCCATCGCCAACGCCCGGGCCATCGGTCCCGTGCTGGCCGGGCTCATCGGCGGGCCCTTCCTGGGCACCGCGGTGGGGCTGCTCAGCGGCCTGCACCGCTTCACCTTCGGCGGCTTCACGGCCGTGGCCTGCGGGGTCTCCACCACCATGGAAGGCCTCATCGGGGGCCTCGTGGGCCTCTACTGCGCCCGGTCCGCCTTCCAGGACCGGGCCCTGAGCCCGGTCACCGCCGGGCTCACCATGCTGGTGGCCGAGGTCCTGCAGATGGTCGTCATCCTGGTCCTGGCCCGCCCCTTCGCGGAGGCCTGGGCCCTGGTGAAGGTCATCGGCCTCCCCATGATCCTGGCCAACTCCTGCGGGGCGGCGCTTTTCATGAGCATCCTGCGGGACCGCCGGGACATCTACGACCTGGCCGGCAACGCCTCCACCCGGCGCACCCTGCGCATCGCCGAACGCACCCTGGACCTTCTGGCCAAGGGCTTCAGCCCGGAGGTGGCCCCGCGCCTGGCCACCATCATCCAGGAGGAGACCGGCGTGGGGTCCGTGGCCATCACGGACCGCGAGAGCGTCCTGGCCTTCACCGGCCCGGGTTCCGACCACCACCGCCCCGGCACGCCCATCATGTCCGACTCCACCCGCAAGGCCATCGCCAACGGCGAGGTGGTCTTCCTGGACGGGGTGCGGGATCCCTACCACTGCAGCATCCAGGAGGACTGCCCCCTGGGGTCGGTGCTGGTGGTGCCGCTCCTGGTGGGGCGCGACGTCATCGGCACCATCAAGCTCTACGAGAAGGCCCACAAGCGCTTCCTCACCATCAACCGCACCCTGGGCGAGGGTCTCGCCAACCTCCTGGCCAGCCAGCTGGTGCGCGCCCACTACCAGGAGCAGAAGGAGCTGCTGGTGCTCGCCGAGCTCAAGCTCGCCCACGCCCAGATCAACCCGCACTTCCTCTTCAACTCCCTGGCCGCGATCCAGGCCATCATGCGCCGGGACGCCCCGCGGGCCCGGGCCCTCCTGGACCACCTGGCGGACTTCTTCCGCATGAACCTCAAGCGCAACTCGGGCCTCTCCACCCTCCAGGAGGAGCTGGCCCACGTCAACGCCTACCTGGAGATCGAGAAGGCCCGCTACGAGGACCAGCTCACCGTGGAGGTCGACGTGGACCCGGCGCTGCTCCACGTGAAGCTCCCCACCTTCACCCTCCAGCCCCTGGTGGAGAACGCCATCAAGCACGGCATCGCCGAGATGCTCGAGCCCGGCACCGTGCGCATCCACGCCTACGCGGACGGCGCCTGCGTGCGAATCGACGTGGAGGACGACGGGGGCAACTTCGCCGCCGCCGGCCCCGGGGGCGGCCTGGGCATGAGCATCGTGGACAGGCGGGTCCGAACCCTGGTGCGGGGCTGCAAGGGGCTCACCGTCCACTGCGATCCCGACCGGCTCACCCGCGTCTCCATCGCCGTCCCCGCCGAGACGGGTGCCGCATGA
- a CDS encoding Rrf2 family transcriptional regulator, giving the protein MSSSLYGAGAEYALHSLLILATRPEPASVKDLATFQKVPERFLAKLFTRLRKAGLVAAREGIAGGFTLTRPADRISVMEVLAAVDPDRKLFACAEIRANCALFGATAPEWATAGTCRIHAVMLKAEQVLQDHLASRTLADLICEFEKKAPDEFLAGTGTWFQSRKQARTQTT; this is encoded by the coding sequence TTGAGTTCGTCCCTTTATGGCGCCGGCGCCGAGTATGCCCTGCACTCGCTGCTCATCCTGGCCACCCGGCCGGAGCCGGCCTCGGTGAAGGACCTCGCCACCTTCCAGAAGGTCCCTGAGCGTTTCCTGGCCAAGCTCTTCACCCGGCTCAGGAAGGCCGGCCTGGTGGCGGCCCGCGAAGGCATCGCGGGGGGCTTCACCCTGACCCGGCCCGCGGACCGGATCTCCGTCATGGAGGTCCTCGCGGCCGTGGACCCGGACCGCAAGCTGTTCGCCTGCGCCGAGATCCGCGCCAACTGCGCCCTGTTCGGCGCCACGGCCCCCGAGTGGGCCACGGCCGGGACCTGCCGCATCCACGCGGTGATGCTGAAGGCCGAGCAGGTCCTCCAGGACCACCTGGCATCCAGGACCCTGGCGGACCTGATTTGCGAATTCGAAAAGAAGGCTCCCGACGAATTCCTCGCGGGCACCGGCACCTGGTTCCAGTCCCGCAAGCAGGCCCGGACCCAAACAACCTAG
- a CDS encoding NADH:flavin oxidoreductase gives MSASALFRPFEVKSLKLKNRIVMAPMTRSFSPGGVVTEEVAAYYARRASVGLIVSEGTGVARSASLNDPNAPRFHGEAELAGWKRVIDAVHAEGGVMAPQLWHVGAVSGAKGARGPGRIDSPSGLMAPGREAGEPMRDEDIAATIAAFASAAADARRLGFDAVELHGAHGYLIDEFFWEATNRRTDRYGGATLPERSRFAAEIVRAVRKAVGEDFTVILRLSQWKGQDYTARMASTPAELEGWLAPLVDAGADILHCSQRRFWEPEFEGSDLNFAGWAKKLTGRPTITVGSVGLSGEFLAAFKGQSSEPASIGTLLERLERDEFDLVGVGRALIVDPDWARKVMEGRYSELSPFHREALASLV, from the coding sequence ATGTCCGCCAGCGCCCTGTTCCGCCCCTTCGAAGTGAAGTCCCTGAAGCTGAAGAACCGCATCGTCATGGCCCCCATGACCCGGTCCTTCTCGCCGGGGGGCGTGGTCACGGAGGAGGTGGCGGCCTACTACGCGCGCCGCGCCTCCGTGGGCCTCATCGTCTCGGAGGGCACCGGCGTCGCCCGGAGCGCCTCCCTCAACGACCCGAACGCCCCCCGCTTCCACGGCGAGGCGGAGCTGGCGGGGTGGAAGCGGGTCATCGACGCGGTGCATGCCGAAGGCGGCGTCATGGCGCCCCAGCTCTGGCACGTGGGCGCCGTCTCCGGCGCCAAGGGCGCGCGCGGCCCGGGCCGCATCGACAGCCCCTCGGGCCTCATGGCCCCCGGCCGCGAGGCCGGGGAGCCCATGCGCGACGAGGACATCGCCGCCACCATCGCCGCCTTCGCCAGCGCGGCGGCCGACGCCAGGCGCCTGGGGTTCGACGCGGTGGAGCTGCACGGCGCCCACGGCTACCTCATCGACGAGTTCTTCTGGGAGGCCACCAACCGCCGCACCGACCGCTACGGCGGCGCGACCCTGCCCGAGCGCTCCCGCTTCGCCGCCGAGATCGTCCGGGCCGTGCGAAAGGCCGTGGGCGAGGACTTCACGGTCATCCTCCGCCTGTCCCAGTGGAAGGGCCAGGACTACACCGCCCGCATGGCCAGCACCCCCGCGGAGCTGGAAGGCTGGCTGGCCCCGCTGGTGGACGCCGGCGCCGACATCCTGCACTGCTCCCAGCGCCGCTTCTGGGAGCCCGAGTTCGAAGGCTCGGACCTGAACTTCGCCGGCTGGGCGAAAAAGCTCACGGGCCGGCCCACCATCACCGTCGGCTCCGTGGGCCTTTCGGGCGAGTTCCTGGCGGCCTTCAAGGGCCAGAGCTCCGAGCCGGCCTCCATCGGGACCCTCCTGGAGCGCCTGGAGCGGGACGAGTTCGACCTGGTGGGCGTGGGGCGGGCGCTGATCGTCGATCCCGACTGGGCGAGGAAAGTGATGGAGGGGCGCTATTCCGAACTGAGCCCCTTCCACCGGGAGGCACTGGCCTCGCTGGTCTAG